In Onthophagus taurus isolate NC chromosome 6, IU_Otau_3.0, whole genome shotgun sequence, a genomic segment contains:
- the LOC139430214 gene encoding uncharacterized protein — protein MSYSKRANFIAGLRANVKNKISSTTFSCDEGDNPETPLLANTSGLGKHDSVEILDLIPQPLLESDELSTECAIENLEDIQDISQNYPNLEERDILLLEHPNDMFQNENYETYFKADGKRIKIDRLIKEINVSESSHEMNTTENNEYNNEVPEKQNNNDIESQDTLESENSQVDPGRQNKIDEMEQGVEEQGAEDQDEPVDDSDADPNYIAESKSNNESEHGEEQIKIKPNKNQMKKSKTKETRAVRNERKLKRNLGLEYTTKKEKVVKERKCMELADCRLKCTTKVTEEERQTLFKEYWSMGNFNKRVAFMAGLIITQPKKSWRVKTVNPEKQKNRTMSYNFHLPLDGRKQRVCKACFMKTFGETNRFITDVLHNKNASVAGVTHDDLRGKSSPANKIPEEDIDLVRQHILSIPSYESHYCRKKSDKKYLPHYYTLSKIYDEYKKWIAPNKTPVSRFIYQTKFHELGIKIKSLNKDTCASCDKYNMLLKVNSNVPKKEEIRSNLEKHQREAEEAYEAKRQDKELALFPDSFKEVLTFDLQQCLPTPAIETSVAFYKRQLWTYNLTLYRCNDKKAFNFMWHEAVAARGGNQIASCLHKYLKQSSQHVKEITFYSDTCAGQNKNSFLCLMFMLAMKDLPYVQCIDHKFLVPGHTHMECDGVHSIIEKKKKKHPLPIDHPRDWANLVRLCGSKKKFQVIEMKRDDFFEFSALFKGLFQQRKINTDGEKVYWKDIKWLRYSQQPGVVEYKTSLDVHAPFKRINFLRKGTLWPKSIKVPLSYKSSNPITAEKKANLIELLPFVNETFHDFYKNLLTKEDLRNSLPDADSDEDESGDDEN, from the exons ATGTCGTATTCAAAAAGAGCAAACTTTATAGCTGGACTGCGAGCTAacgtgaaaaataaaatttcctctACAACTTTCAGTTGCG acGAAGGCGATAACCCAGAAACGCCGCTGTTAGCAAACACAAGTGGCCTAGGCAAACATGATTCTGTGGAAATTCTTGATTTAATTCCACAGCCTCTCTTGGAATCTGATGAACTGAGTACTGAATGTGCAATAGAGAATTTAGAAGATATTCAAGATATTAGTCAAAATTACCCAAATTTGGAAGAAAGGGATATACTATTATTAGAGCacccaaatgacatgttccaaaatgaaaattatgaaacatACTTTAAAGCGGAtggaaaaagaataaaaattgatagactcataaaagaaattaatgtgTCCGAATCAAGTCACGAAATGAACACGACGGAAAACAATGAATACAACAATGAGGTACCTGAGAagcaaaataataatgatatagAGTCGCAGGATACACTAGAGAGTGAGAATAGCCAAGTAGACCCAGGAAGACAGAATAAGATAGACGAAATGGAGCAAGGTGTTGAGGAGCAGGGTGCTGAGGATCAAGATGAGCCCGTGGATGATAGTGATGCTGATCCAAATTATATTGCTGAAAGTAAAAGTAACAATGAGTCAGAACACGGGgaagaacaaataaaaataaagccgAATAAAAACCAAATGAAGAagtcaaaaacaaaagaaacaagGGCAGTCCGGAATGAgagaaaattaaaacggaATTTAGGACTTGAGTacacaacaaaaaaagaaaaagtagtAAAAGAAAGAAAGTGTATGGAACTAGCGGACTGTAGACTCAAATGTACAACGAAGGTAACCGAGGAAGAGAGGCAGACTTTGTTCAAAGAATATTGGTCTAtgggaaatttcaataaacgtgTAGCATTTATGGCTGgattaataataactcaaCCAAAAAAAAGCTGGAGAGTAAAAACTGTGAACcctgaaaaacaaaaaaataggaCAATGAGTTATAATTTCCACTTACCCCTTGATGGACGCAAGCAAAGAGTGTGCAAGGCTTGTTTTATGAAAACGTTTGGTGAAACTAACAGATTTATAACTGATGTGCTGCATAACAAAAATGCGTCGGTAGCTGGTGTCACACACGATGACTTAAGAGGAAAATCATCACCTGCCAATAAAATACCCGAAGAAGATATAGATCTCGTTCGTCAGCATATTCTTTCTATTCCTTCGTACGAAAGTCATTATTGTAGAAAGAAATCTGATAAGAAATACTTACCTCACTATTACACACTCAGTAAAATTTACGACGAGTACAAAAAATGGATCGCTCCAAACAAAACGCCAGTTTCCAGATTTATATACCAAACTAAATTTCACGAATtgggaataaaaattaaatcgttgAATAAAGACACTTGTGCATCATGTGATAAGTATAATATGTTACTTAAAGTAAACTCCAATGTTcccaaaaaagaagaaataagaaGCAATCTTGAGAAGCACCAAAGAGAAGCAGAAGAGGCATATGAAGCCAAACGTCAAGACAAAGAGCTAGCATTATTTCCAGACTCATTTAAAGAAGTACTGACTTTTGACTTGCAACAGTGTCTTCCCACTCCGGCAATTGAAACTTCAGTGGCGTTTTATAAACGCCAATTATGGACGTATAATTTAACACTATACCGATGCAATGACAAAAAGGCTTTCAATTTCATGTGGCATGAAGCTGTTGCGGCCAGGGGTGGCAACCAAATAGCTTCTTGTCTGCACAAGTATTTGAAACAAAGTTCGCAACATGTGAAAGAAATCACATTTTATTCAGATACTTGTGCTggtcaaaacaaaaattcttttctgtGTTTAATGTTCATGCTTGCCATGAAGGATCTTCCTTATGTACAGTGCATCGATCACAAATTTCTAGTTCCTGGACACACACATATGGAATGTGACGGAGTTCACTCAATTAtcgaaaagaagaagaaaaaacatcCACTTCCAATCGATCATCCAAGAGATTGGGCAAACTTGGTACGACTTTGTggttccaaaaaaaaatttcaagtgATTGAAATGAAAAGGGATgacttttttgaattttcggCGTTGTTTAAAGGTCTATtccaacaaagaaaaattaacactGACGGTGAGAAAGTATACTGGAAAGATATTAAGTGGTTGAGGTACTCGCAACAGCCTGGTGTAGTAGAATACAAGACAAGCCTTGATGTGCACGCACCGttcaaaagaattaattttttacgaAAAGGTACTTTGTGGCCTAAAAGTATTAAAGTCCCATTGTCATACAAATCCTCAAATCCTATAACCGCTGAGAAAAAAGCAAATCTTATTGAACTTCTTCCTTTTGTTAATGAAACCTTTcacgatttttataagaatcTATTAACAAAAGAAGATTTACGAAATTCTTTACCTGACGCTGATTCAGACGAAGATGAAAGTGGCGATGACGAAAActaa